A window of the Candidatus Angelobacter sp. genome harbors these coding sequences:
- a CDS encoding substrate-binding domain-containing protein, whose protein sequence is MKSVLRLLPVLAALSLVGCGKQSEGTSPASGAGSYTIAVIPKGTTHEFWKSIHAGAVKAELELNGKGIKTEIIWKGPLKEDDRDQQIQVVENFMSRQVSGIVLAPLDSQALVTPVENAIKAKVPVVIIDSDLKSDRYVSFVATDNYKGGQLAGERLGQLLGGKGNVILLRYAVGSASTEAREAGFLDALKTKFPDIKLISSDQYAGPTRETGYQASQNLLNRFGDQVNGIFCPCEPPTIAMAKALRDIGKAGGKVKMVGFDSGSQSVADLKNGDVQGLVVQNPVLMGYLGVMTMVKHLQGGKVEKRIDTGVVLATRENMDQPGIKELLYPPIARYLKE, encoded by the coding sequence ATGAAATCCGTGCTCCGCCTTCTGCCCGTTCTCGCCGCGTTGAGTCTCGTCGGATGCGGAAAACAATCGGAAGGTACCAGCCCGGCTTCGGGAGCCGGGTCCTACACCATTGCTGTAATCCCCAAGGGGACGACCCACGAATTCTGGAAATCCATCCATGCCGGGGCGGTCAAGGCAGAGCTCGAATTGAACGGGAAGGGAATCAAGACCGAAATCATTTGGAAGGGTCCGCTGAAGGAAGATGATCGGGACCAGCAGATTCAAGTGGTCGAGAATTTTATGAGTCGCCAGGTCAGCGGCATCGTGCTGGCACCGCTGGATTCGCAAGCCCTGGTGACGCCCGTCGAAAACGCGATCAAGGCCAAAGTCCCGGTGGTCATAATCGACTCCGACCTCAAATCCGACCGTTACGTCAGTTTCGTTGCCACTGACAACTACAAGGGCGGTCAGCTGGCAGGCGAGCGCCTCGGTCAACTGCTTGGCGGGAAAGGGAATGTCATCCTCCTTCGCTACGCTGTCGGCTCTGCCAGCACGGAAGCGCGCGAGGCTGGTTTCCTCGACGCGCTCAAGACCAAATTCCCGGACATCAAGCTGATTTCGTCCGATCAATACGCCGGTCCGACCCGCGAAACCGGATATCAAGCATCTCAGAATCTGCTCAACCGCTTCGGGGATCAGGTCAATGGTATCTTCTGTCCCTGCGAACCTCCCACGATCGCCATGGCCAAGGCGCTCCGTGACATCGGCAAGGCGGGCGGCAAGGTGAAGATGGTCGGGTTCGACTCCGGATCCCAGTCAGTTGCCGACTTGAAGAACGGGGACGTGCAGGGCCTCGTCGTTCAAAACCCGGTCCTCATGGGCTATCTCGGCGTGATGACCATGGTAAAACATCTTCAAGGCGGGAAGGTAGAAAAGCGCATCGACACGGGCGTCGT